The DNA segment ccccctctcctctctctctctctctctctctctctctctctctctctctctctctctctctctctctctctctctctctctctctctctctctctctctctctctctctctctctctctcatctctctcttctctatctctctctctctctctccctccctcctcccagatATAGATGAGTGTTCTGCTCCTGCCCCTGAGGATGGGACAGGTCCACTCTGCTCTCAGCTTTGCCACAACACCCTAGGCTCCTACCTCTGCTCCTGTCACCATGGCTACAACCTCAGACCTGACCagcgcacctgtgtgtgtgagtagcctCCAGCCACACGTTCGGCTGTAtgagaggagtcaggtggctgggcggttagggaatcgggctagtaaatctgaaggttgccagttcgattcccggccgccaaatgatgttgtgtccttgggcaaggcacttcaccctacttgccttgggggaatgtccctgtacttactgtaagtcgctctggataagagcgtctgctaaatgactaaatgtaaatgtcaaatccacGTTTGAATGTTTCCAACTGATCTTAGAGCAACCATGCTcgtttttccctctttctctccccgtgCACAGTGTCCTGTGGCGGGGTATTTTCGATGAGCCTGAGGGGGCGTTCACCAGTCCAGGGTACCCTGAGCCTTCCCCCCTCGGAATGTCCTGTCAGTATGTCATCTCTGTGGAGCTTGGCTTTACCGTGACCCTCAACTTCACCAGCGACTTTCACATAGAGAGCATAGACACCCAGCAGGGACCCAGCTGTCTGTACCACTGGCTTCAGGTAACCGTGGTAACCTTAAACCTtgacccctctgctctgccGACCTGCCCTGATCCTGCACCGGCACGCTTTTACTCATCTCTCGTCTCCAGGTGACCATCCCTGGTAGGGAGCCCCAGAAGTTATGTGGGGGGCAGAGTCCAGGACTGATGGCGACCAACTCCAACAATGTCAAGCTGGACTACCAAACAGACTGGGCTGGGATGAGCAGGGGCTGGAGCCTGCAGTACAGCACCCAGAGTGAGGATGGGATACGGGGAAGAGGAAGGGCCTAAATCAGGTGGTACCTGATTATGTTGAGAAAGGAGTGATGCAAGGCCATCACtgaaaataagaatttgttcttaatgattctgcctggttaaataaaggttaaaagaaCGCGAACGAGAGACTGAAATAAAGAATACAGGGAGAATCTTATTGTGGGAAAACATTTTATGACCAAAACatctgttgtgtttgtgtgtcgttgTCATTCTTAGGGGTTCAGTGTGTCCCCCCCAGTGCTGTGGTCCATGGTCGAGTCACTCCTATCTTCGAAGAGTACTTCTACAGAGATTACATCCAAGTGCGCTGTGACCACGGCTATAAACTCATGATGGTAAAATCTAATTAAATCTCTCAATCTCAAACCCATCATCTCCATTTTAACTATTAGTTGCAGTATCAAATAAACTTTCTAAcatactctctctttccatatatatatatatatatctttatcatctatctatctatacgTCTCTCTCAGGATGGTAACGAGATCCACAGTTATTCATCCATGTGTAAGAACAACGGACAGTGGCACCTTTCTCTTCCAGAGTGCCAAAGTGAGTCAAGGAACTCATGTAGTATAGTCACTGCCCCGATGACCAGGGCCAgcccaagcctttatggggccttaagcaGAATTGATTTGGAGGCCCCTCGGTGATGCTGTATATACATAATATGTATCATTTTTAAATCAAGCTGTAATTTAATGTGCTcttgggggccctctggtggcccTAAGCAGCCGCTTAGTTTGCTTATTTCTTGGGCCGGCTCTGCTGAGGACATTTGATGAAATGACAGCATTCCCTCTCCTGTAGTACTGGACTGTGGGAGGCCTGAGCCGTTACTGAACGGAGGGGTGACATTCATATCTGGAGCCGATGACCAGTACCTCTCAGTCATCCAGTACCACTGTAACGAGCCACACTACGCCCTTCTAGGGGCAGCAACAGGTGAGGAACCCCAGCAGAGACAGAACTGGGACCCGTTTCAATTTCGGGGATGATTAGGGTTCTGTTCGAAAGGATACATCTGTCCATCCAGTTAACGCACGTCTATTTCCCGTCTGTCTCAGTGAGCTATACCTGCGCAGCAGATAGGAAGTGGAGACACGGCAAGGGAAGCCCCATCATCCCTACGTGCATACCAGGTAGACTCACCGAGACGGGCCAAACTTTCAGTCCTTCCACTGAAAGTCGACATTATTAGCATAAGGGTGGTTCTCGTGTGAGGAATGCTGCCGCCCTCCATTAGAGTTGCCtgtctggggagtcaggtggctgagtggttagggaattgcgCCAGTAATCCAAAGgatgctggttcgattcccggccgtgcaaaatgacgttgtgcccttgggcaaggcacttcaccctacttgcctcggggggaatgtccctgtacttactgtaagtcgctctggataagagcgtctgctaaatgactaaatgtaaatgtaaaagtctGGGGAGTTTAGAGTTCAgtgtttctccttctctctgtgtcctcagtgTGTGGCCGGCCCACCGAGTCCCTCTCAAAGAGACACGGCCGGATCTTAGGAGGGGATGAGGCCCCTGAAGGCTCGATCCCTTGGCAGGTGTTGCTGAGTGTGGACGGGaatagaggaggggggatggtggTCGGAGACCGCTGGGTCATGACTGCAGCGCATAACTTATTCAGACCAAATGGTGCTCTACTGCCAAATGATGTTAAGGTATGAAGGCTACGTAATAACCACATAATCTACTCGTTGATAGTGTGTTTCATAGAGATAGAGATCGGGGACATTTAATAAAATTGCCCATTGTTTCTGCTACAGGTTTTCATGGGAGGTAATAATGCTGTAGAAATCAGTAAACGCCCTCCAGCTGCTGTAAGttctcttcacctccacccaGACTACCACAACCCCGACAAAGATAACTACAATCATGACATTGCTTTGATCAAACTTCAACAAACAATCACATTCCAAGATTCCATCATGCCAATTTGTTTGACAGTTGAAAATGCTACGTATCAAAGTACACAGATTGGGTaagaaacacattttccaatcaTTTGGATTCCAttgatatttttgtatttttgagGTTCATCCAAAGTCTTCCTTCTTCCCTTTGGAACGACCCGCACTAACCTCCCTCATCTCTATTCAGATTTGCCTCAGGCTTCGGAGTCACAGAAGATAAAATTTCCAATAAACTGCGATACGTAGGTCTTCCTGTGGTTGAACAAGAAACTTGTCAAGAGTCTATCAAAAAGGCCAAAACAACTACACATTTCTCTGAGAACATGTTCTGCGCTGGATTTCCTGAGGGGAAAAAGGACTCCTGCCAGGGGGACAGTGGTGGACCCTTCTCCCTGAGGAAGGGGGATCGGTTTTGGGCAGCTGGTATCATCAGCTGGGGAATTGGTTGTGGAGAAGCAGGAAAATATGGAGTCTACACCCGTGTTGGGAACTACCTAGACTGGATCCAGAAGACCATGCGTGAAAACTGAATACCCTTCACCATTTTGGGGGGTTTTCGGTCATTACATTAGGAGAAAATAAATGTCGTGAGCCGTGGGCTTTCACTGGTCCAAGTTAAGTTTTTAGAGGAAATAAAGACGTATTGTTGTATCGTCTGTGAATGTTTTTCGATGTCTTGATGGATAGTTTGCATTGAAAAGTCGATCATGACAACCAATGACCAAGGATGCTTGCGTTCTGTCATAGGTGTCAGGTAGCGTCCAAGGAGTCAGAGGCAATTGAATGCAAACCAAGGTGTTATTGTAAAACCGATCAGGGCAAAACCGAAACTAAAAACACCTCGGCGATTAAGCCGGGAAAAACAAAGCGCCCCTAACAGACGGGAAACTAAAAACACCTCGGCGATTAAGCCGGGAAAAACAAAGCGCCCCTAACAGACGGGGAAAAAATAACATAAAAACCCAACAGTAGTCCGAAGTACTGGGAAAGCTGAACGTAACTCCAACACGAGAGGGGGGCAACATGCAACGATCTGCACACAGAAAGGGCATTAAATAGACAGGGTAATCAACGGGTTAACACAAGACAGGTGGTGGTAATGATCGAAGACAACGAGCTGTAACCCTCACATGGAatctgacagacaaacacagacacacccataaggggagagtggaggagaaacGCTCGCATTTCGCAGGTTTCATTTTCTTTCAGCACAATCAACGGATACCCAGATACAACGTACAATGACTACGATATCTGGCAAATATATAGCAATTATTATTAAAACAACCAGCATATTACGTTATTTTAGTTATTGAAATGTGTATTGTATAACACACCTCCATGTATTTTTGGTGTCCTTAAGTAGCCTATGAATTCTCCGTCAAAGTAAAAGTGAAAGTAGAAAACGTATTTATTTACGTACGTATTTTTAACTTTCATTACATTTTCATGTCTACGTTGTTTAGCCCTACTGTGTTTATGGACACTATAGTTGAGAACCGTTTCGGACAGAACGCGCTGGTGTTCAAAATGCTGGGCATTTTAATTATTGGGTTCTTGCCGACATGCGTTTTGGGTAAGAGAGCATCGCTTCAGTTTGAAGATAATAACTCAATTTCTCTTGCTTAAATATGCTCCCTTCCTGATAACAAAAAGGTATTTATCACCTTTTACCCTCTTCTCTGATATTCCTaattttctatctttctctctacctttacctcctcttgtctcccactcctccacctttctctCAGCTGATGGAGGTGCAGATGTGGTGCTGTCCTGttctctggtggaggagggtggggtgttggggggaatgggagggggtgggatgttTACCCGCACCCCAGCCACCCTGGTCCTGAGAGACTTGGCTGTGACCCCCGATCTGTCCCCTGAAACACTGACTCCATTCGTCCCTAATCCAGTCCCTGATGCCGATGACATCATCATTGAGGCTAAAGGTTGGTTCATCGGTTTATTTTCAATGGCGACCGTGTTCATGTGGAGATACACCGTAGGTTCAGTTCAACGGTTCTCTCCCCGTGACAGTGACCTCTCCTGAGATCCCGGAGGCCGACCTGCTGCTCCATGCTGACTGCAACGAGCAGGAAGTGACATGTGAGATCAGCCGCTACTTCCCCCGTGGTTCCCAGGACGACAGCGAGCCAGCCTACTTCATCGGCTCCctgcaggtggagggaggcggGCTCGGCCTCACGCTGATCCTGCAGACAGTGGCAGTTGAGACTGACCAATCCGATCCGCCAGCTCTCGTGCAAAGCAAACTGGAGCTTCCcctcagccaatcaggaacGTTGCTGACAGAGGGTGAGATCACAAGGTCGCTGTCAAGCTTTTGAGGATATAACGTCTGCTCTGCAGGAAAcagatatttttgaaaaaatctACTTCCCTGCATCTGTAAACAAATGTTGTttgcctttctcctcctcctcctcctcctcctcctcctcctcctcctcctccccctcctcctcctcctcctcctcttcctcctcctcctcctctgtttccCAGTGGTGTATTTGGTGTTCTCTCGCTTGCAGTCTGTGTCTGCTCCTCTAGGGGGCGTAGTCCTGCTGGACTGTGGGTTCAGACAGCAGGCTCCGCCCCCAGGGCCGGACCTGGGGCTTGAGTGGCGGCTGCAGCATCaaggaacaggaaggagagtACTCGAGTTGAAGGTcgggcaaacaggaagtgaggtggaACCCGTCGGTTAGTAGAGGCAGACTACAGTATACGTACAGCCTTTTTTAACAGTTCCTGATCAACTCCCTGTCTCCCAATGGAAGTCATGTCATCACAAAATGTGTTAATTGCATAACATGACATGGGTTTCACTTCTCTGTTGAATACATAAAGATTATTTTTTGAAAAAGGGCACGTCTACAAGGTAAAGCTTCTGGAACTCAGTAGATTGGTCTGGTGACATATTCAACGGAGGATAACCTAGCAACCTAGGATAACCTATGTTATCCTCCTAGCAACGGAGGATAACCTAGCAACCCTGTCCCATTCTATCTCGCTCGCTGCAGTATACGTGGAGAGGCAAGGCTCCGTTGTGGACGCCGCCCTGCTGGTGGGCGAGGGGAATGCATCCGTGAGTCTGTCCACACTGAAGGTGTCCGACGAGGGGACCTACATCTGCACCGTCAGCAATGGGCTCTTCCAGGCTCAGCAGGTCATCCAGCTGCACGTCATCCGTGAGTCTGTCCTTAT comes from the Osmerus eperlanus chromosome 7, fOsmEpe2.1, whole genome shotgun sequence genome and includes:
- the tapbpl gene encoding tapasin-related protein isoform X1, with protein sequence MSTLFSPTVFMDTIVENRFGQNALVFKMLGILIIGFLPTCVLADGGADVVLSCSLVEEGGVLGGMGGGGMFTRTPATLVLRDLAVTPDLSPETLTPFVPNPVPDADDIIIEAKVTSPEIPEADLLLHADCNEQEVTCEISRYFPRGSQDDSEPAYFIGSLQVEGGGLGLTLILQTVAVETDQSDPPALVQSKLELPLSQSGTLLTEVVYLVFSRLQSVSAPLGGVVLLDCGFRQQAPPPGPDLGLEWRLQHQGTGRRVLELKVGQTGSEVEPVVYVERQGSVVDAALLVGEGNASVSLSTLKVSDEGTYICTVSNGLFQAQQVIQLHVIQPPRVTLSKDKLVFLDTSPQKLSCHCKHYYPLDAQVEWLSLSPSGTEPVLMADQGSLSSHRQHSDGTLSISSHLILAPTSLPAGTTVTCRVSHHALASPLSISLTVEASEPDSYWMFLGFLVITGLFFYQVMR
- the tapbpl gene encoding tapasin-related protein isoform X2, which gives rise to MDTIVENRFGQNALVFKMLGILIIGFLPTCVLADGGADVVLSCSLVEEGGVLGGMGGGGMFTRTPATLVLRDLAVTPDLSPETLTPFVPNPVPDADDIIIEAKVTSPEIPEADLLLHADCNEQEVTCEISRYFPRGSQDDSEPAYFIGSLQVEGGGLGLTLILQTVAVETDQSDPPALVQSKLELPLSQSGTLLTEVVYLVFSRLQSVSAPLGGVVLLDCGFRQQAPPPGPDLGLEWRLQHQGTGRRVLELKVGQTGSEVEPVVYVERQGSVVDAALLVGEGNASVSLSTLKVSDEGTYICTVSNGLFQAQQVIQLHVIQPPRVTLSKDKLVFLDTSPQKLSCHCKHYYPLDAQVEWLSLSPSGTEPVLMADQGSLSSHRQHSDGTLSISSHLILAPTSLPAGTTVTCRVSHHALASPLSISLTVEASEPDSYWMFLGFLVITGLFFYQVMR